A genome region from Ignisphaera sp. includes the following:
- the secY gene encoding preprotein translocase subunit SecY, which yields MGIIEALAKIGLVIPSAPRPARKVSLGKRLLFTALVAIAYVMLASTKLYGIQTAGRGAISPIISIILAMQSGTFAQLGIGPIVTAGLILQILVGAKILDLDLNDPEARKNFTLASKGLGIILAIVEATGFVVSGVYWYIPQAVPIWIKVAVVAQLLWGGIVIIMLDEAVQKGWGLGSGVSLFILIGVAWRFFSDLFTPYPLQSGGEIYGLIPFVITSIRNGALNFWYIFIDRLAAGYPTIVGLVTSISLIAALSYLNAARINIPIVVSRYGGIKTKVPLQLLYVTNIPVLLTGILISDIVLFLNLLQNYIGADTVNAIRAYLSPPTLYTFIIRPWQSITYTIMFMAMCILFGLLWVEIAGLNPEAQAENLIKSGLDIPGMRRNPRVLASYLARYIYPLAVFSSIAVAVISLVGDIFGSYGTGTGLLLAVGIVYNYYQILMYERTLEMYPMLRRLIGE from the coding sequence TTGGGAATAATTGAGGCATTAGCAAAGATAGGGCTTGTAATACCATCTGCTCCAAGACCTGCTAGAAAAGTCTCTCTGGGGAAGAGGCTCTTATTTACAGCGCTGGTGGCGATAGCATATGTTATGCTAGCTTCAACAAAGCTTTACGGCATTCAAACAGCGGGCAGAGGAGCAATATCTCCAATCATAAGTATTATTTTGGCTATGCAGTCTGGAACCTTTGCACAGCTCGGAATTGGTCCTATAGTTACAGCTGGTTTGATTCTGCAGATACTTGTTGGTGCAAAGATATTAGACCTAGACTTAAATGATCCTGAGGCTAGGAAGAACTTTACATTAGCCTCTAAAGGTCTTGGAATAATACTTGCCATTGTAGAGGCAACAGGTTTTGTGGTAAGTGGGGTTTACTGGTATATTCCCCAAGCTGTCCCCATATGGATCAAGGTTGCTGTTGTAGCGCAGCTCTTATGGGGTGGAATAGTGATTATAATGCTTGATGAGGCTGTGCAGAAAGGTTGGGGGCTTGGCAGTGGTGTAAGCCTCTTCATTTTAATAGGTGTTGCATGGAGGTTCTTCAGTGATCTTTTCACGCCTTATCCTCTTCAGTCTGGGGGGGAAATATATGGGCTAATACCATTTGTAATAACCAGTATTAGGAATGGTGCATTAAACTTTTGGTATATCTTTATAGATAGGCTTGCAGCAGGATATCCAACAATTGTTGGTCTTGTAACATCTATATCCCTAATAGCAGCACTATCTTATCTTAATGCTGCGAGAATAAATATACCAATTGTTGTGAGCAGATACGGAGGTATAAAAACCAAGGTTCCTTTGCAACTTCTTTATGTAACTAACATTCCTGTTTTGCTTACAGGTATATTAATATCAGATATAGTACTCTTCTTGAACTTGCTTCAAAACTATATTGGAGCTGATACTGTCAACGCTATTCGGGCTTATCTTTCACCACCTACGTTATATACATTCATAATAAGACCATGGCAGTCCATAACATATACAATAATGTTTATGGCTATGTGTATTCTATTTGGTTTACTGTGGGTTGAGATAGCTGGTCTCAATCCAGAGGCACAGGCTGAGAATCTAATAAAGTCTGGGCTTGACATACCAGGTATGAGGAGAAACCCGAGGGTATTGGCATCATATCTAGCGAGGTACATATATCCACTTGCAGTATTCAGCTCAATAGCTGTTGCCGTTATATCACTTGTTGGCGATATATTTGGCAGTTATGGTACTGGAACAGGATTGTTGCTTGCAGTAGGAATAGTCTATAACTATTACCAAATATTGATGTATGAGAGAACGCTTGAGATGTATCCAATGCTTAGAAGATTAATAGGTGAATAG
- a CDS encoding uL15 family ribosomal protein, with protein MVVRREKKSRKMHGYRNRGWGSIGQHRKSGSRGGRGAGGMHKHKWSWVVKYFRNWFGKEGFTPRSRNARVRTINVGELNEIVRKLMQSQKVAMEDNKVIINLSELGINRLLGGGTIEYPVKVFVASFSKKAKEKIEKAGGVIQRIFQ; from the coding sequence ATGGTTGTTAGAAGAGAGAAAAAGAGCAGAAAAATGCATGGGTATAGAAATCGCGGCTGGGGTAGCATAGGTCAGCATAGAAAATCTGGTTCTAGAGGAGGTAGGGGAGCAGGTGGTATGCATAAGCATAAATGGTCTTGGGTAGTAAAATACTTTAGAAATTGGTTTGGAAAGGAGGGTTTCACACCAAGAAGTAGGAATGCAAGGGTGAGGACTATAAATGTTGGTGAATTGAATGAGATTGTTAGAAAATTAATGCAAAGTCAAAAGGTTGCCATGGAAGACAATAAGGTGATCATAAATCTATCAGAGCTAGGTATAAATAGACTTCTTGGAGGAGGAACCATTGAGTATCCAGTCAAAGTTTTTGTTGCATCGTTTTCTAAAAAGGCTAAAGAGAAGATAGAGAAGGCAGGAGGTGTAATACAAAGAATATTTCAATAG
- a CDS encoding 50S ribosomal protein L30 has product MGVNTKLYAIIRLRGTVGTPKDVEYTLRLLRLTRKFHCVIYPATPEIEGMLEKVKDWITWGEIDLSVLTQLLKTRGRIVGNKPLTDEYVKKVLGFENIDVLAKAIFENKVLYHKLENYGIKPIFRLHPPSKGFKGSIKKPYKDGGELGYRGKEINDLLLRMM; this is encoded by the coding sequence ATGGGAGTAAATACGAAGCTATATGCAATAATAAGGCTAAGAGGAACCGTGGGAACTCCAAAAGATGTGGAATATACACTTAGGCTTTTAAGGCTTACAAGAAAGTTCCACTGCGTTATATACCCTGCCACCCCGGAGATCGAGGGGATGTTAGAAAAGGTTAAGGATTGGATAACATGGGGAGAAATAGATCTCTCTGTTTTAACTCAATTGCTTAAAACTAGGGGGAGAATAGTCGGAAACAAGCCACTAACTGATGAATATGTTAAGAAGGTTCTAGGGTTTGAAAATATAGATGTGTTAGCAAAAGCGATATTTGAAAATAAAGTGCTTTACCATAAACTAGAAAACTATGGGATAAAACCAATATTTAGGTTGCATCCACCATCAAAAGGATTCAAAGGGAGTATCAAAAAACCTTATAAAGATGGTGGTGAACTGGGATATAGAGGCAAGGAGATAAATGATTTGTTGTTAAGGATGATGTAA